The stretch of DNA ccatttaataatgtgtacatttatttgtagaacatgatgaagaggattatgatgatgatgatgatgatgatgatgccgccgccgccatagacacacaaatacaagcaagtgaccatgaagaggttccaattgaaactgttttaccgccaaatcgtccagcaaataccacatatgatgcaattgtagcttctgagggaaaaattgtggaagcagaaaatcgtcgccattctgacctgatgacagtgctggaaaggatgattgcactgcaggaagaaacagtttcacaattggcacatctccacagagtcttcattgaagtgcctaaacagttgcaaaaaatcaacacctcattcgaagcattagttgttcagcaaacacaagctaattactggagaatgactaatgtaccacaattcaacacctcacaggcaggatctgttcatgcaggtcagttttcaccacatgcttctgatattcattcaccaggcccaaatgttaccggtcaagtagcagacattgctgtgcaggttcctgacgacatcctaccgctgccatctgtacaaattcagcagctgacacctacaaaggaggccacaaaaagaaaacacaagcagttactactgaccagtttttggtcaaaaacaacaaaagacacacatgaaacagaccaaccatcacttgtgcagtgtctaccaacttgctcacatgtgtcagtgggcacaagccctgtccgtgaacagtcactacccaaaagccctgtaggtgagtcactgcccaaaagccctgtaggtgaatcgctgcccaaaagccctgtaggtgaatcactggccacaagccctgtaggtgagtcactgcccaaaagccctgtaggtgagtcactggccacaagccctgtaggtgagtcactgcccaaaagccctgtaggtgagtcactgcccaaaagccctgtaggtgagtcactggccacaagccctgcccgtgaagtgccagaggccactcaaagtggctctgttgtggctaaagttggtggcaaaaaaaaaaggaaaattcaagagacaacaagcaggcctgttactcgctcgcaaaaggaaaaaaatttttttttataattcacaaaatatgtctttggccttgttttgttgacttcagattatctaattactattgtatgtatgctgaagactgtgtttccaaactttcaagtatgttcttgtacacgtgaagttttggaaatgttaacactcctaattaatgaatagtgttataaatattgatgtattaatcgtctgttcagtaatggtccaccaggagccagttgctaagtttagagaagctgccattgactttgcagcaaaacattgcatttgggtgtgttaattgatgtaatcattgcatgtgcatattattttcatgcaattataaaagcacctatttaactgcaaacatctttcttgtacgtgtacagcaggattttgtgttaaatattacttacctttggtggccattgtaatgttgtcctttaatcatttatgtgttcttgtttcaagaacatctctgaattgatactaata from Ascaphus truei isolate aAscTru1 chromosome 6, aAscTru1.hap1, whole genome shotgun sequence encodes:
- the LOC142498160 gene encoding uncharacterized protein LOC142498160; the protein is MAIIAPEGHVSPETEQVSSPGSASSTHLEEHDEEDYDDDDDDDDAAAAIDTQIQASDHEEVPIETVLPPNRPANTTYDAIVASEGKIVEAENRRHSDLMTVLERMIALQEETVSQLAHLHRVFIEVPKQLQKINTSFEALVVQQTQANYWRMTNVPQFNTSQAGSVHAGQFSPHASDIHSPGPNVTGQVADIAVQVPDDILPLPSVQIQQLTPTKEATKRKHKQLLLTSFWSKTTKDTHETDQPSLVQCLPTCSHVSVGTSPVREQSLPKSPVGESLPKSPVGESLPKSPVGESLATSPCDGTMQQEMPSEKVVHGGSITETGGAFSLYQLHIAELMSMVDFTSRIHGFSNPLVDFTSPMIQQSAGGFFQSNPRIQQSAGGF